AGGATATTCTGTTCTATTGATAATAGACGAGAAATTTAATCTTTCAGCTTGTTTTGTTAACATCAATGGGCGGAATTTTGATTAAAAAAAATAAAATAGCGTATGTAACGATTATATACGCAAAATGGTCTAGGCCTAAAAGTGTTCACTTTAGACCTAAACCGTAATGTTTTAGAGTGCTTAAATTACTTAAGCTCAACCTCTGCTCCTGCTTCCTCTAATTGAGATTTTAGAGCTTCTGCTTCGTCTTTAGAAACACCTTCTTTGATAGGGCTTGGAGCACCATCAACTAATTCTTTAGCTTCTTTTAATCCTAATCCAGTTAATTCTTTAACTAGTTTTACAACTGCTAATTTAGAACCACCAGCGGCTTTAAGGATTACATCAAATTCTGTTTGCTCTTCAGCAGCGTCTCCACCACCAGCAGCAGGACCAGCCATAGCTACAGCAGCTGCTGCAGGCTCGATACCATACTCATCTTTTAATATAGTTGCTAATTCGTTAACTTCTTTTACTGTTAAGTTTACTAATTGTTCTGCGAAATCTTTTAAATCTGCCATTTTTCTATCGTTTTAATAAATTTTAATAATAATATAATTGTAATTAAGTGCGTACTATTTGTGACTATCCTTCTTTTTCAGATAGTGTTTTTAAAATACCTGCTAATTTACCACCACTTGATTTAAGTGCTGAAATAACGTTTTTAGCTGGTGATTGTAATAAGCCAATAATATCACCGATAACTTCTTCTTTAGATTTAATATTTACTAAAGCGTCTAAGTTTTCGTCGCCAAGGTATATAGCTTCCTCAATAAATGCTCCTTTTAAAAGTGGCATTTTTGATTTTTTACGGAAGTTCTGAATAACTTTAGCTGGTGCATTACCAACTTCAGAATACATGATTGACGTATTTCCCTTTAATGTTGAAGGAAGGTTGCCAAAATCTTTATCTGATGCTTCCATTGCTTTTTCAAGCAAGGTATTTTTAACTACGGCCAATTTTATATTTGCCTTAAAACAAGCACGACGTAAATCTGATGTCGATCCTGCGTTTAATCCGGAAATATCTGCTAAATAAATAATATTATTATCGGCTAATTGCGCAGTTAATTCTTTAATTACTTGTGATTTTTCTTCTCTAGTCATAATAAAAGTTTTAAACTACTTAACCAATTTTATTATCTACAGCTATACTTGGACTCATGGTACTAGACATAAAAATGCTCTTCACATAAACTCCTTTAGCAGCAGTTGGTTTAAGTTTCATTATTGTTTGTAATAATTCGTTTGCATTACCTGCAATTTTATCAGCACTGAAAGATGCTTTACCTATTGATGCGTGTACAATACCAGTTTTATCAACTTTAAAATCAATTTTACCAGCTTTTACATCGCTAACAGCTTTAGCAATATCCATTGTTACTGTACCTGTCTTTGGGTTAGGCATTAAACCACGAGGACCTAATACACGTCCTAAAGGACCTAATTTACCCATAACGCTTGGCATAGTTACAATAACATCTACGTTTGTCCAACCACCTTTAATTTTATCAAGGTATTCATCTAAACCAACGTAATCTGCACCAGCTTCTTTAGCTTCTGCTTCTTTATCTGGTGTTACTAATGCTAAAACTTTTACGTCTTTACCAGTACCGTGAGGAAGCGTTACAACGCCTCTTACCATTTGATTTGCTTTTCTTGGATCTACGCCTAAACGTATTGCCAAATCAACAGATGCATCAAACTTAGTATTGGTTATTTCTTTTACTAATGCTGAAGCTTCACCGACAGAGTATACTCTACCTTTCTCGATTTTTGCTACAGCTTCTTTTTGTTTCTTTGTTAATCTTGCCATTTTACAATTTTTTTAGATTAATTAGGGGCAGTACCGCCTTTAACAGTTATACCCATTGATCTAGCAGTACCCGCAACCATTGTCATGGCTTTTTCGATTGTAAATGCATTTAGATCTTGCATTTTATCTTCAGCGATGGTTCTAACCTGATCCCAAGAAACTTTTGCTACTTTTTTAATGTGTGGTTCACCTGAACCCTTTTTCACTTTGGCCGCTTCTAATAATTGTACAGCTGCAGGAGGCGTTTTGATAACAAAGTCAAATGATTTGTCTTTGTATACCATAATAACCACTGGTAAAACTTTACCAGGCTTATCTTGTGTTCTAGCATTAAACTGCTTACAGAACTCCATGATATTAACTCCAGCGGCACCTAAAGCGGGTCCAACCGGTGGCGACGGATTCGCTGCACCTCCCCTTACTTGTAGTTTAACTACTTTACTTAACTCTTTTGCCATTTTTAATAATTTAGTTTTTTTGTAATCTCTTTTTTTGAAGCTAAAGATTACACTTTATGATTGTAACAATTATTATACTTTTTCTACTTGCATATAGCTTAATTCCAATGGTGTTTTTCTTCCGAAAATTTTCACCATTACTTCAAGCTTACGCTTTTCTTCGTTAATTTTCTCGATTGTCCCATCAAATCCATTGAATGGTCCATCAATAACTTTAACGGTTTCACCAATATTAAATGGAATAGCCACATTTGTATCAGCTTCTAATGATAACTCATCAACTTTACCTAACATTCTGTTTACTTCAGATTGTCTTAATGGCACTGGATCTCCTCCTTTTGTTTCTCCTAAAAAGCCAATAACGTTTGTTACTGATTTTATAATGTGAGGAATTTCTCCAGTTAAATTTGCTTTTATCATGATGTAACCTGGGAAATAAACCTTTTCTTTGTTTGTTTTCTTACCGTTACGTATTTGGATTACTGTTTCCGTTGGAACTAAAACCTGCTCAACAAAATCTTCATATCCTAAACGTGCTATTTCCGTTTCTATATAAGCTTTAATTTTATTTTCTTGACCGCTTACAGCTCTAACGACATACCACTTTTTCTCATTTCCTTCAGACATAAAATTTTATTTTAACCGTTAATCCAATGAAAGTAAAATCCTATTGCTTTGCTAAATACCGTGTCAACACCCCAAATAGCTAGTGAAAAAATGATAGAGAACACTGCTACTAAAACTGTTAACTTCTGTCCTTCTGCCCATGTTGGCCAAGTCACATTGTTTTTTAGTTCTCCAAATGATTCTTTTATATAGTTTGCAATTCCAGCCATTGTTTAATATGTTTTTAATTTTCAGGAAGTAATTATAAAATATTTACTTCATAAATTGCACGGGTTGAGAGACTCGAACTCCCGACACCTGGTTTTGGAGACCAGTGCTCTACCAACTGAGCTAAACCCGTAAATACAAGTCAAGGTATTCCGAAAAACGGAATACCTTAACTCTATATTTATTAGATAATATTAATCTAAAATTTCAGTTACCTGACCAGCACCAACTGTTCTTCCTCCTTCACGGATAGCGAAACGAAGACCAACATTCATTGCGATTGGCTGAATTAACTCAACGTGAATTGTTAAGTTATCTCCTGGCATAACCATCTCAACACCTTCTGGTAAAGCAATGTTACCTGTTACATCCGTTGTACGAACGTAAAATTGTGGACGGTAGTTATTATGGAATGGCGTATGACGACCACCTTCTTCTTTTTTCAAGATATAAACCTCAGCTTTAAATTTAGCGTGTGGTGTTACAGAACCTGGCTTACAGATTACCATACCTCTTGAAATTTGACTTTTCTCAATACCTCTTAATAAGATACCTGCATTATCACCAGCCTCACCTCTATCAAGGATTTGACGGAACATTTCAATACCAGTAATTGTAGAAGTAATCTTTTCAGCACCCATACCGATGATCTCAACTGGATCTCCTGTATTAGCAATACCAGTTTCGATACGACCTGTAGCAACAGTTCCACGACCAGTAATAGAGAAAACATCTTCAATAGGCATTAAGAAAGGCTTATCAACCTCACGTTGTGGCTCTTCAATCCAGTTATCAACAGCTTCCATTAATTCTAAAACTGTATCAACCCATTTTTGCTCACCATTTAAAGCACCTAATGCAGAACCAGCAATTACAGGTCCATTATCACCATCGTACTCATAGAAAGAAAGTAAATCTCTAACTTCCATATCAACCAATTCGATTAACTCTTCGTCATCAACCATATCCACTTTATTCATGAATACAACGATACGAGGAATACCTACTTGGCGACCTAATAAGATATGTTCTCTTGTTTGTGGCATAGGACCATCAGTAGCCGCAACCACTAAAATAGCACCATCCATTTGTGCTGCACCAGTTACCATGTTTTTTACGTAATCCGCGTGACCTGGACAGTCAACGTGTGCATAGTGACGATTTTGCGTCGCATATTCTACGTGTGAAGTATTAATTGTAATACCTCTTTCTTTTTCTTCTGGAGCGTTATCAATTTGATCAAATGATCTTGCTTCTGAAAAACCTGCATCAGCTAATACTTTAGTAATAGCAGCAGTTAAAGTTGTTTTACCGTGATCTACGTGTCCAATAGTACCTATGTTAAGGTGTGGTTTTGAACGATCGAAAGTTGCCTTTGCCATGTTTAATTTATTTTAATCTTATTTATATTAGTACTTAATTATTCAATTTTAAAAGAGCCAATGACGGGAATTGAACCCGTGGCCTCTTCCTTACCAAGGAAACGCTCTACCCCTGAGCTACACCGGCGTAAAGTTTTTATTTCTTTTACATGCCTAAACAAAGACAAACCTTAAAAGAAGAGATTCCTCCTTTGTAAGGAATTTTTTGAGCGAGAGACCGGGTTCGAACCGGCGACATTCAGCTTGGAAGGCTGACGCTCTACCAACTGAGCTACTCTCGCATTTCTTTGAATATTTCTCAATATCCAAAAGGTGTTTTATTATTTCAATTCTAGATTACTTTCATAATCCTGTAAAAGCGAACTTTTACGAAATTTCAAAAAACGTGTTTTGAATTTTTTTTAGCTTTTAAACACTGCTTTACAAAAGCAAACTTTTGATCAGCAGCTTATTTAAAAGCTTTGTGGGGAGAGCAGGATTCGAACCTGCGAAGACGTAGTCAGCAGATTTACAGTCTGCCCTCGTTGGCCGCTTGAGTATCTCCCCAATCACTTTAATTCAATATTTCAAAAAAAACTTTTTTTTGAGCCGATGGAGGGACTCGAACCCACGACCTGCTGATTACAAATCAGCTGCTCTAGCCAGCTGAGCTACATCGGCTTTTTAGCATCTTTTTGGAGCTAAAAAAAAGCCCGCTATTTCTAACGGACTGCAAATGTATAGAATTATTTTTTTATTCAAAACATTTTTTCAAAAATTTTATCATAAATGTGATCTTAATTTTTCTTTTCGTTTCTTTAATTGACGTTCAAGCGAGGCTACAGCCGTATCTACACCTTCTTCAAAAGTTTTACATTGTTTCTTTACTACAAAACTATCTCCTGGTACATTTACACGTGCTTCAAAGATTTTATTCGCCTTATCACTGGTGTTCTCTACTTTCAAATAAACATCTGATTGGATAACTTTATCATAATACAAATCTAATTTGTCCATGCGCTTCTGAATAAAGTCTAACAGTTTCTGATCTGCATTAAAATTAACGGACTGGGTGTTTACTTTCATACGGTTCTATTTTTAATATTAAACAAATGTGTTTTGCTGCTAATTTTTCTGACCTCGTGGATGCGCTTTTAAATACACTTTCTTTAATTCGGATATACTATTATGTGTATAAACTTGTGTAGCGGTTAAACTGGAATGACCAAGTAATTCTTTAACAGCATTTAAATCGGCACCTTGATTTAGTAAATGAGTAGCAAATGAATGCCTTAAAATATGTGGACTCTTTTTTACCTTGGTAGATGCTAAACTAAAATAATCATTTATTATGCGGTAGACAAGTGTTTCATAAATTTTAACGCCTTTTTGTGTTAAAAAGAAATGATTTTTGTCGGTAATGTTTTCTAATGTAATTCTAGCTTTTAAATACTGTTGTATGGTTTCCATAACAGAATCTAATAGGGGAATAATTCGTTCTTTGTTTCGTTTTCCTAAAACTTTCAAGGTTTGGTTGGATGTATCGATTTGGTTTAACTGAATCTCTACCAATTCAATCCGACGAATTCCTGTAGAGTAAAAAAGTTCAATAATTAACTTATTCCTAATACCTTCAAAGCTGGAATCAAAATTCAATTCATCTAAAACTGATGCTATTTCAGCTTCCGAAAATGGAATTTGAATTTTCTTACTCGTTTTTAATGCTTTATGTTTTGAAAGTGGATTTCCTGTAATATCTCCCACTTTTAATTGAAATTTATAATACGAATTTAATGCTGAAATTTTTCGGTTTATAGACCGATTACTTATTTTTTGATCCACTAAACTTACAATCCAATTCCTAATTTCTGGATACTTAACAGACAACATATCCTGTGTCTGATAGGTTGCCGATAAAAAGGTAAGAAAATCATTTAAATCCTTTTCATAGGCTTTCACAGTGAGCTTGGAATAGTGTTTTTCCAAAAGTAAATAATCTATAAAAGGTTGAAATGGCATGAGAGTTCGTGTATAATTTAGATTATTATTTGATCTGCTTACTTGTAAAATTACGAAGATTAATTGGTCTTTAAATTCAAAGCAAAAAAAAATCCCACATTTCTGTAGGATTCATTTTTTAATAGGTTGAGAGATTAGATATTCTCCTGATCTCTTAAACGCTGTATGTACTGTGCTTTCTGAATTTGAGCTCTGTGCTCTACTGAAGGCTTTGTAAACTGCTTACGCGCATTTAAAGCACGTTTTGTTCCCGTTTTATCAAACTTTCGTTTGTAACGTTTTAGCGCTCTATCTATATTTTCTCCTTCTTTAATGGGTATAATTAACATAGTCCTTAACCTCCTCTCTTTTAGAATTTTCAGGATGCAAAAATAGTAACAAATTTAAATTCTGCAATGAAAAAATAAAAAAATTGTTTAACATTTCCTTTTACCAACAATTTTATGTTCCAGCGCAGGAACAACATCATTATCATCATCATTTTTGGAACAAGATAACACGAGTAGCGCTATCATTAAAATACTTATATAATTTTTCATAACATTTAATTGTTCAAACGCTTCGATGTTTAATTATTATTTATTGTTCTTTTATACTTAAATGTAATAAAGGGATATAATAGCAATAACTCATCAGCATCATTAATTTGAAACGGCAAGTCCAAATTCAATTCGCCATCACAATAAGTTAATACATAGTCGTCTGAATCTAAAACGACAGCTATTTCATAAGTTTCTCTATTACAGTTGCTATTAGCTGGCGTACCTACAAGCGTGCCATTGGAATGAAATTGCAGAAAACCACCATTTTCAATAGGCTCCCATTCAAATGGTGGAACATCATCGTTTTCAGCTATCAGCTGCCATTTTCCTACTATTTTGTGTTCTGCTTCTGGAATAGCATCATTAGTATCGTCATTTTTGGAACAAGATAACACGAGTAGCGCTATCATTAAAATACTTATATAATTTTTCATAACATTTAATTGTTCAAACGCTTCGATGTTTAATTATTATTTATTGTTCTTTTATACTTAAATGTAATTAAGGGATAGATAAGCAATAGCTTATCAGCATCATTTATTTGAAATGGTATCGTTGAGTTTAATTCGTCATCACAATAGCTCAATAATTGATCGTAAATATTTTTAATAATTACTATTTCATAAGTTTTAATACTGCAACTACTATCATCTGGAGTTACCATGAGGGTACCATTGGAAAAAAATTGCAAAAAACCGCCATTTTCAATAGACTCCCATTCAAATGGTGGGACATCATCGTTTTCAGCTATCAGCTGCCATTTACCTACAATTTTATGATCTATTACTGGAGCAGCAGCATCATTATCGTCATCACTTTTAGAACAAGATAACACGACTAGCGCTATCATTAACATACTGATATACTTTTTCATAACCTTTTATTTTATAATTAAACTTCTTTTTTCTTCGTTACCTAGTGCATCTACCACACGAATAATATACAGGCCAGATTTCAATTTTTCAGTTTTTAATGTCAGCTTTCCAGATGCACTCTTTTCATGAAATAGAAGCACGCCATAAATGTCATGCACACCAAAGGAATATGGTATTTGACAAATAGTACCTTAATGTTAAAAGTTTCTTAAATATAGGAAATAGATTACAGCAAAGCAATTAATGAAATGGTATTTCGACCAAGTGTTAATATGTATATATGTTAAAAATTTAAAATAGCTATGCATGTTTAACTAAAATAAAAAAAACAGAAACAACTTAAAGTTAAGCTATTTCTGTTTTATAGAATATGGATACCATAAATGCTAATCTTTAAACACAGCGTAACGCCTGGTTAAATCTTGAATTAGTTCTCGCTTGTAACTCTAGTAAATTTTCTATGTTCCAATGCGTACTTTATTATTAATTCATCCATAGCGTTTATTTCAAAAATGAGCGTTTTTGTCAATACGCCATCACAATAATAATTTATTTCATCATCTTGCCCGTCAGTTTCATTTACCTGATATGTTAATGAAGTACATTCATTAGGATCTGATAATGGCCCTATTTCTCCTGTTGCGTAAAACTCAACAATCTCTCCATTTTCGACTTGCTCCCATTCCAAAGGTGCTACATCGTCCATAAACGCTATATTCTGCCACTTTCCTACTATTTTGTGTTCTGCGTCTGGAATAACATCATTAGTATCGTCATTTTTGGAACAAGATAACACGAGTAGCGCTATCATTAAAATACTTATATAATTTTTCATAACCTTTTATTTTATAATTAAACTTCTTTTTTGTTCGTTACCTCGTGCATCTACCAAATGAATAAAATACAAACCTGATTTCAATTTTTCAGTTTTTAATGTCAGCTTTTCAGATGCACTCTTTTCTTGAAATAGAAGCACGCCATAAATGTCATGCACACCAACGGTATAAGGCGTGCTTGCCATTTTATTATTATCGCATGGTAAATCTGGATAGTGCATTTTTAAAGTAACATTCCCTGCTTTGGACGGATTGGGATATAAGCTGATTTTGGAAGCGCAAGGATCTGAAATATCAGGATTGTATACATTAATTTCTTTATCGAGGTAATTATCAACACCACATTCGTTTATGACTTTACAACGCAACCTATACGTACCTGAACAACTACCGTGGTTAATAGTAATATAAGAACCTGATGTGAAGGGATTGCCCGACGCTCCAGTTATAGAAGGCAAACTACCACCATTACTACAATCTAAATTAGTGGTTACTAGTGTCCATTGGTATGTAAGCCCCAACTGTGGTGGCTGCTGTACAGTAAACCCGTCAAAACTATTAAAGGTGACGTTGTCGGCACCACCTTGAATAATATGTTGGGTTAACAATGGCTTTTTAGTCAACATTACATTATGTGTGATAATCGCACCATTTACATTAGCCGTTATTGTACCCGTACCAATTTCATTGGGCAGTGCAGTAACTGTAACTGAAGATGAATTTTGACTAACAATATTTAAATTTGATGTAACAAACCAATTCGAAACAGAGGTGCTACTGTTTAATAAATATGTATTTGGTGTAGACCCACAAATGAATTCTTCCCCAACAATTTCTGGTACGATGCACGACGTACTTAAAATATTCTGAAGTACTGATGTGGAATCAATAAAATAATGCATTCTATTAACTTGACCTTGACTAAAGTTGTCCATGCATTCGGGTCTGGAGTAAGACATAATATTATGAGTATCGGGATCATACATGTAACCTTGATACATTTCATTGAAGAAATAATTACAATTTGAATCTACTTTATATTCATATGGAGAATTAGCGGGAGCAAGCAAATATGGATCAGCAGGTGTATCACATAATAAATCGCCTGCCGTATTGCAATTTGAATTCAAGCCGCCTCGTGGTATTTTTTCCTGATTGTTTCCTCCAGTTCCCATACCTCTATGCGTGTGGTATAAACTAAAACAATGACCAATTTCATGACTCGAAATACTGCTTTCGGCGTCCACTGCCTTCACAATAAATTCTGTGGGAGACATACTAACGCCTCTGTAAGGTGCTGCATTAACAATATAAAAATTAAACGCAGTGGTTGAATGGTTTAGAAGCAATAAATCCTGATCTTCTGTACCGCTTAAATCATAATAAACATCATCATTAATATAATCAAACCCTACGCTGTTAAAAAAAATATTATGAGCATTGTAATCGCCATTAAGCCTATTAAGGATATTAGGTATATTACTTGGATTAAAACCGCCTGTTTCATCGCTTTGACGAACAATATGAAATTTAATATTAAGACATACGGGAGCATTATTAATTCTTTTTTGATAATTTAAAGGAATTTGAACCGCATTAACAACATCTGGTGTTCCACACCAACTTTGTGCCGAGCTCAAATTTGGTACACAGAACATGACTAAAAGCAATAATAAGCCAAAATTATTGGCGTTTGGCGTTTGGCGTTTGGCGTTTGGCGTTTGGTAAGTAAAGTTGCTGTCATAAAACGTGATTTTATGTTAAAGGCTTCCTAAATATAGAGTATAAATTACAGTAAACCAAGGAATAAAGTGAAATTTAGACCATCTGCACAATGTATATTTGTTAAAAATTTAAAATAGCTATGCATGTTTAACTAAAATAAAAAAACAGAAACAACTTAAGGTTAAGCTATTTCTGTTTTCTAGAATATGGATACTCTAAATGCTAATCTTTAAACAACGCGTAACGCTTGGTTAAATCTTGAATGAGTTTTTCTTCTTCTTTACTCTCTAATAAAGTATTGTAATTTTTCCAAAAGTCTTTATCATAAGGTTTCGGCGAAAACAAATCTGAATCCCATGGTTTGGCTAATGCTTCCTTTACTT
Above is a window of Bizionia sp. M204 DNA encoding:
- the tuf gene encoding elongation factor Tu — protein: MAKATFDRSKPHLNIGTIGHVDHGKTTLTAAITKVLADAGFSEARSFDQIDNAPEEKERGITINTSHVEYATQNRHYAHVDCPGHADYVKNMVTGAAQMDGAILVVAATDGPMPQTREHILLGRQVGIPRIVVFMNKVDMVDDEELIELVDMEVRDLLSFYEYDGDNGPVIAGSALGALNGEQKWVDTVLELMEAVDNWIEEPQREVDKPFLMPIEDVFSITGRGTVATGRIETGIANTGDPVEIIGMGAEKITSTITGIEMFRQILDRGEAGDNAGILLRGIEKSQISRGMVICKPGSVTPHAKFKAEVYILKKEEGGRHTPFHNNYRPQFYVRTTDVTGNIALPEGVEMVMPGDNLTIHVELIQPIAMNVGLRFAIREGGRTVGAGQVTEILD
- the rplA gene encoding 50S ribosomal protein L1, translating into MARLTKKQKEAVAKIEKGRVYSVGEASALVKEITNTKFDASVDLAIRLGVDPRKANQMVRGVVTLPHGTGKDVKVLALVTPDKEAEAKEAGADYVGLDEYLDKIKGGWTNVDVIVTMPSVMGKLGPLGRVLGPRGLMPNPKTGTVTMDIAKAVSDVKAGKIDFKVDKTGIVHASIGKASFSADKIAGNANELLQTIMKLKPTAAKGVYVKSIFMSSTMSPSIAVDNKIG
- the rplK gene encoding 50S ribosomal protein L11; the protein is MAKELSKVVKLQVRGGAANPSPPVGPALGAAGVNIMEFCKQFNARTQDKPGKVLPVVIMVYKDKSFDFVIKTPPAAVQLLEAAKVKKGSGEPHIKKVAKVSWDQVRTIAEDKMQDLNAFTIEKAMTMVAGTARSMGITVKGGTAPN
- the nusG gene encoding transcription termination/antitermination protein NusG → MSEGNEKKWYVVRAVSGQENKIKAYIETEIARLGYEDFVEQVLVPTETVIQIRNGKKTNKEKVYFPGYIMIKANLTGEIPHIIKSVTNVIGFLGETKGGDPVPLRQSEVNRMLGKVDELSLEADTNVAIPFNIGETVKVIDGPFNGFDGTIEKINEEKRKLEVMVKIFGRKTPLELSYMQVEKV
- the secE gene encoding preprotein translocase subunit SecE gives rise to the protein MAGIANYIKESFGELKNNVTWPTWAEGQKLTVLVAVFSIIFSLAIWGVDTVFSKAIGFYFHWING
- the rpsU gene encoding 30S ribosomal protein S21, which translates into the protein MLIIPIKEGENIDRALKRYKRKFDKTGTKRALNARKQFTKPSVEHRAQIQKAQYIQRLRDQENI
- the rplL gene encoding 50S ribosomal protein L7/L12 produces the protein MADLKDFAEQLVNLTVKEVNELATILKDEYGIEPAAAAVAMAGPAAGGGDAAEEQTEFDVILKAAGGSKLAVVKLVKELTGLGLKEAKELVDGAPSPIKEGVSKDEAEALKSQLEEAGAEVELK
- a CDS encoding T9SS type A sorting domain-containing protein, with amino-acid sequence MFCVPNLSSAQSWCGTPDVVNAVQIPLNYQKRINNAPVCLNIKFHIVRQSDETGGFNPSNIPNILNRLNGDYNAHNIFFNSVGFDYINDDVYYDLSGTEDQDLLLLNHSTTAFNFYIVNAAPYRGVSMSPTEFIVKAVDAESSISSHEIGHCFSLYHTHRGMGTGGNNQEKIPRGGLNSNCNTAGDLLCDTPADPYLLAPANSPYEYKVDSNCNYFFNEMYQGYMYDPDTHNIMSYSRPECMDNFSQGQVNRMHYFIDSTSVLQNILSTSCIVPEIVGEEFICGSTPNTYLLNSSTSVSNWFVTSNLNIVSQNSSSVTVTALPNEIGTGTITANVNGAIITHNVMLTKKPLLTQHIIQGGADNVTFNSFDGFTVQQPPQLGLTYQWTLVTTNLDCSNGGSLPSITGASGNPFTSGSYITINHGSCSGTYRLRCKVINECGVDNYLDKEINVYNPDISDPCASKISLYPNPSKAGNVTLKMHYPDLPCDNNKMASTPYTVGVHDIYGVLLFQEKSASEKLTLKTEKLKSGLYFIHLVDARGNEQKRSLIIK
- the rplJ gene encoding 50S ribosomal protein L10, producing MTREEKSQVIKELTAQLADNNIIYLADISGLNAGSTSDLRRACFKANIKLAVVKNTLLEKAMEASDKDFGNLPSTLKGNTSIMYSEVGNAPAKVIQNFRKKSKMPLLKGAFIEEAIYLGDENLDALVNIKSKEEVIGDIIGLLQSPAKNVISALKSSGGKLAGILKTLSEKEG
- a CDS encoding tyrosine-type recombinase/integrase, which produces MPFQPFIDYLLLEKHYSKLTVKAYEKDLNDFLTFLSATYQTQDMLSVKYPEIRNWIVSLVDQKISNRSINRKISALNSYYKFQLKVGDITGNPLSKHKALKTSKKIQIPFSEAEIASVLDELNFDSSFEGIRNKLIIELFYSTGIRRIELVEIQLNQIDTSNQTLKVLGKRNKERIIPLLDSVMETIQQYLKARITLENITDKNHFFLTQKGVKIYETLVYRIINDYFSLASTKVKKSPHILRHSFATHLLNQGADLNAVKELLGHSSLTATQVYTHNSISELKKVYLKAHPRGQKN
- the hpf gene encoding ribosome hibernation-promoting factor, HPF/YfiA family, which translates into the protein MKVNTQSVNFNADQKLLDFIQKRMDKLDLYYDKVIQSDVYLKVENTSDKANKIFEARVNVPGDSFVVKKQCKTFEEGVDTAVASLERQLKKRKEKLRSHL